The genomic segment TCCCGAAGTACTCGAAGCGTTTGATAACAAACACCCCGGTAATGACTATTGGGTACGGTTTAACTGTCCCGAGTTTACGAGCCTTTGCCCCATCACCGGACAGCCTGATTTTGCGGAAATACGCATCAGCTACCTGCCCGACGTGAAGATGGTAGAAAGTAAGAGCCTCAAATTATACCTATTCAGCTTTCGCAACCACGGAGCCTTTCACGAAGATTGTGTAAACATCATAATGAAAGACCTCATCGGCTTGATGAATCCCAAATACATAGAAGTTACGGGACTCTTCACCCCGCGCGGAGGCATTTCCATCTATCCCTATGCCAATTACGGTTGCCCGGGCACAAAGTACGAAGAAATGGCTACTTATCGCCTGACGAACCACGACATGCGCGCTAGTCTGTAGCGAGCGAAGCAAAGCGAAAAGAGTCGCACAAAGCAAAAACAAGAATTTCGGCCTCTTGCGATGTGCGTATAGCGGAGGCGGTATTCGTAGCGTGAAGCAGCGATTTTGTCTGAGCGAAGCGAGTTTAATCGCTGTAGCTACGAATGCTGCTGTAGTAGCACATCACGAGCAGCCTTGCTTTTTTCTTTGGTTCTTTCTTTTGCAGCAAGGCAAAAGAAAGAATAACCCATTATTCATGATGATACGGTCCGCCGTTAAGAATAGTCATGGCCCGATAGAGCTGCTCTACAAAAAAAAGCCTCACCATCTGGTGCGAGAAAGTCATCTTTGACAGCGATATTTTTTCGTGAGCCGCCTGATACACCTTTTGAGAAAAACCGTAGGGCCCCCCGATGATAAACACCAGCCGCTTGTTTACATTGGCCAGCTTCTTCTCCATCCAGGCGGCAAAGTCTACAGAGCGGAACTCCTTACCGTTCTCATCCAGCAAAACAATTACATCGCCCGGCTGAAGAGCTTTGCATATCAGCTCTCCCTCTTTCTCCTTTTGCTGATCCATGGTTAAACTCTTCGTGTTTTTCAGCTCGGGAATCACCTCTATCTCGAATGCCATGAAATGTTTGGTTCGCTCCGTATAGTCGTTGATGGCGGTAATGTAATGCTGCTCTGCCGTGCGGCCCACTACGAGTAATGTTGTTTTCATTTCTTATACTTTGTTTTCCTGCTACAGGGGTTTGAACCTACAAAAATAATGCTTTTTTGTTGTTTCTATCTATAAATGCTTACCTTTGCTTGTCATTTAATACTTGTATCTATGAAAAAAAGAGTGTTTTTATCAATAGGCGGCATGCTTTTTTTTCTGTCTGTGCTTTTTGCTCAGGATGTGCCGGTAGGAGTTGCTATGGCATTTAAACAGGGAAATTCGCAGGAACTGAATAAATACTTGGGAAATAAGATTGATTTGAATATTTTGGGTCAGTCTTCTGTTGTAGATAAGCAAACGGCTCAGGCCAGGTTTGCTGCTTTTTTTACTGAAAATAAGGTGAGCGGGTTTACCGTGAACCATCAGGGCAAGCGTGATGAGTCTAGTTTCATGATAGGAACTTTAGCGACGGACAAGGGAGCTTTTCGTGTGAACTGTTTCCTTAAACGCATAGAAAATAAATATTTAATTCATCAAATAAGAATAGATAAAACCAATGAATGAGTTGATAGACAAATTGATTGACCTCGCTTTTGCGGAAGATATAGGCGATGGCGATCATACCACCCTCTCTTGCATACCCGAAACAGCCATGGGTAAATCAAAGCTTCTGATTAAAGAAGCAGGTGTTCTGGCCGGAATTGAAATTGCCAGGGAAATATTCCACCGCTTCGATTCGACGTTGAAAGTGGAGGTATTCATTAATGACGGTACGGAAGTGAAACCGGGCGATGTGGCCATGATTGTGGAAGGCAAAGTGCAGTCTCTGCTGCAAACCGAACGCCTGATGCTCAACGTGATGCAGCGCATGAGCGGCATTGCCACCATGACACGCCGTTACGTGAAGCAACTCGAAGGTACAAACACCCGCGTGCTCGACACGCGAAAAACCACTCCCGGTATGCGTATGCTCGAGAAAGCCGCCGTCAAGATAGGCGGAGGGGTGAATCACCGCATCGGCCTTTTCGACATGATTCTGCTGAAAGATAACCACGTGGATTTTGCCGGAGGCATAGACAAAGCCATCGGCCGTGCCAAGGAGTATTGCAAGCAGAAGGGTAAAGACCTCAAGATAGAGATTGAAGTGAGAAACTTCGACGAATTGAATCAGGTGCTTGCCATTGGCGGGGTAGACCGCATCATGCTCGATAACTTCACTCCCGAAAACACGAAAAAAGCGGTAGAGATGATTGGCGGGCGGTACGAAACCGAATCGTCCGGTGGTATCACGTTCGATACCTTGCGCGATTATGCCTTGTGTGGAGTCGACTACATCTCTGTAGGTGCACTTACTCACTCGGTGAAGGGTCTTGATATGAGTTTCAAGGCTTGCTGATTTTAATATTCTTTAATACTTTCATTTGCAGCATCCTTTCGTTCGCTGCGTCTAATTTGCAAACGGCGCAAACATACGACTGGTAAAAAAGTACTTAAGTTGGAAAACGAGATAGAACTGATTAAGGGCTGTAGAGCGGGAGATAATTCTGCCCGCAAGCAACTTTACACCCTCTATTCCAACAAAATGCTGGCGGTGTGCTACCGCTATACCGGTGATATGGATGCGGCTCACGATGTACTACACGATGCTTTCATTAAGATTTTTACCGGATTTAATTTCCGGGGTGAAGCATCGCTGGGTACATGGATTACCAAAGTGATGGTAAGCCAGGCGGTTGATTACCTGAGAAAGCAAAAACGCATTAGTCAGACCATTGTGTACGAGGAACAGCTTCCTGATGTACCCGAGCTTCCGGATAAAGATGACGGTAGCCGGATTTCGGAGGAACAGTTGCTGACTTTTGTAGCAGAACTTCCGGCAGGTTGCCGCACGGTTTTTAACTTGTTTGTTTTTGAAGACAAGTCGCACAAAGAGATAGCTGGAATGCTGCACATCAAAGAGCATTCGTCTACCTCGCAGTTGCACCGGGCCAAATGTTTGTTAGCAAAAAGAATTAAAGGATATTTAGATCATGAAGAAAGAAAATGATGAATTGACGGATTTGTTCCGCTCGCGATTGGGAGATGCCCAACTGCCGGTGCGGGACCATTTTTGGGAAAACCTGGAGAGGGATATTCCCGTTGCTGCTCGTCGCCACCGGATGGTGATTTATCGTTTCACAGCAGCTGCTTCGGTGTTATTTGTACTTATGGCTTCATCTGCAGCTTTCTGGTTCTTCTCTCCCAAAGAGGAGATAGCCGATGCTTTTACGAAAGCGGAGATATCGGCAGGTAAAGAGGGTAAGTTGAGTGCGGATGTGGTTAAAGAAAACTTCCCTCCTATCCATGCTGCATCGGTACTGCATAAACAGGGGCCGCGTTCATTTGGCGTATTGGCTTTGAACAAGGGAGATAAAGAGACGGAAGATCATGATTCTGTTTCGGTTACAGTCTCTATGTCTTTTTCTTTTTCTACTACTACCTCTCGCAACAGAAAACATTATCAGCAACAGCAAACGGCCATGGCAAGCAACGACATGGCGGGTAATGAAAACCGTTCTGAAAAAGAACAGGGGGGCACAAAGGTGAACGCTCATAAGAGAGCAAAGGAATCGTCCTGGGCCGTTAAAGCGGGAGCCGGATTTTCGCTACCTGCTGCCGACAAAATGCATGCTCCTTTTGAAGTTAGTGCAACGGTAGAGAAAAAAATAACGAAACGCTTCTCGGTGGAGACCGGACTAGCCTACTCTTGCGAACAAAGTCCGGTGAATGGGAATATGCATTATGTGGGCATTCCCGTTAAAGCCAATTTCTTAATTGCCGGAAACAGAA from the uncultured Bacteroides sp. genome contains:
- the queF gene encoding preQ(1) synthase, with the protein product MTELKDQLSLLGQKTEYKQDYAPEVLEAFDNKHPGNDYWVRFNCPEFTSLCPITGQPDFAEIRISYLPDVKMVESKSLKLYLFSFRNHGAFHEDCVNIIMKDLIGLMNPKYIEVTGLFTPRGGISIYPYANYGCPGTKYEEMATYRLTNHDMRASL
- the rlmH gene encoding 23S rRNA (pseudouridine(1915)-N(3))-methyltransferase RlmH, translating into MKTTLLVVGRTAEQHYITAINDYTERTKHFMAFEIEVIPELKNTKSLTMDQQKEKEGELICKALQPGDVIVLLDENGKEFRSVDFAAWMEKKLANVNKRLVFIIGGPYGFSQKVYQAAHEKISLSKMTFSHQMVRLFFVEQLYRAMTILNGGPYHHE
- a CDS encoding DUF4783 domain-containing protein; translation: MKKRVFLSIGGMLFFLSVLFAQDVPVGVAMAFKQGNSQELNKYLGNKIDLNILGQSSVVDKQTAQARFAAFFTENKVSGFTVNHQGKRDESSFMIGTLATDKGAFRVNCFLKRIENKYLIHQIRIDKTNE
- the nadC gene encoding carboxylating nicotinate-nucleotide diphosphorylase produces the protein MNELIDKLIDLAFAEDIGDGDHTTLSCIPETAMGKSKLLIKEAGVLAGIEIAREIFHRFDSTLKVEVFINDGTEVKPGDVAMIVEGKVQSLLQTERLMLNVMQRMSGIATMTRRYVKQLEGTNTRVLDTRKTTPGMRMLEKAAVKIGGGVNHRIGLFDMILLKDNHVDFAGGIDKAIGRAKEYCKQKGKDLKIEIEVRNFDELNQVLAIGGVDRIMLDNFTPENTKKAVEMIGGRYETESSGGITFDTLRDYALCGVDYISVGALTHSVKGLDMSFKAC
- a CDS encoding sigma-70 family RNA polymerase sigma factor; translation: MENEIELIKGCRAGDNSARKQLYTLYSNKMLAVCYRYTGDMDAAHDVLHDAFIKIFTGFNFRGEASLGTWITKVMVSQAVDYLRKQKRISQTIVYEEQLPDVPELPDKDDGSRISEEQLLTFVAELPAGCRTVFNLFVFEDKSHKEIAGMLHIKEHSSTSQLHRAKCLLAKRIKGYLDHEERK
- a CDS encoding porin family protein; its protein translation is MKKENDELTDLFRSRLGDAQLPVRDHFWENLERDIPVAARRHRMVIYRFTAAASVLFVLMASSAAFWFFSPKEEIADAFTKAEISAGKEGKLSADVVKENFPPIHAASVLHKQGPRSFGVLALNKGDKETEDHDSVSVTVSMSFSFSTTTSRNRKHYQQQQTAMASNDMAGNENRSEKEQGGTKVNAHKRAKESSWAVKAGAGFSLPAADKMHAPFEVSATVEKKITKRFSVETGLAYSCEQSPVNGNMHYVGIPVKANFLIAGNRKLDLYASLGGLVDKCIAGAPDNDFNSEPIQLAITAGLGVFYKISDRLALFAQPGISHHFNPDTQWETARTQKSTNLNLLCGLRMTY